CTGCCATTGGCTTTTAGTAAATAAACTTATACCACTAGAGTACTTGCATCCGTAAAATACTGACGTTACGAGCAATACTTAATTGGGTGTACATTCGACATGTTTGGATAAGAGAGTGTTGACTGACGATTACTTTGAACAATCTTCAATTTTAAGGAATTACAGCTGGTTAAGCAATgatgactttttaaaataatgcgTGGACACCATCAACATGAAATGTCAAGAATGATGGCAAGTCCGCTCCTCAATTCTCTTTGTCATGTAGATGAAAAAGAACCACGCTCATTCCTCATAAGTTGATAAACTAATACACTTAGCTGCAGTTCTACTTTTCGCCATCCATTTAGAAGTAAATGTATAGAATTGATGACAGTCATTTTAGATCAATTTTAGCTACATATACCTGAaacaagaaaaagaaacatttaCTAAACCTGGATTATTGAATAATTTATATCATCGAAGCAGCTACTAGAGTTAACGAAACGATGCCTGGCaggccatctttgtttacagcttGAGTTAAAAACCTAGTCGAAACTGGTTAGAGACGCAAGTTTTCATTAGCCGACCAAAAATGATAACCAATCATATCAATTGGGAAATTCCAATACAATTTTTGGTTCGATGTTgggaaaaatcaaatattttatttacctCTAAATCACGTTGAGGTTAATATAGCGTTATAATGTTTAGTGTTTTGTATCTCATCCAGTCAGGAAGCTCGGATTCATTCaattatgaaataatgaaaggtgaaggtaacgaacagtgatcaatctcatctcAAATAATTATGGATTGCAATTACGATATCAAGACGTACGCATATTTTTTACATATTCACTGTATACATCATATCAAGAAGCGAACAAACAAATCATTCATACACTGTTTAAATCGATGAATATATTCCCACACTATATATTTATGTGTTCATTGACAAAATGTTTGTGGGATCAATGAAAAACATTCAATATTTCCTTGTACCTATGCATCATCGTGTATAAAGCACAACAAAATTCAATGAGGAGGAAGTGTTGCTATTACAGTTCAAATCGATAATGTAATAATGTGAGAAAACTAAGTGATCAGACGTATTTGCATGTaagtatataaatattgaattattaGTACTTTGAAATATCAGATAATGCAGATATTAACCGTTTCATATAGGTTTGGACAATTAATTCAGTAAAgatggatatattttctttgaaatgggAACTAATTGTAACAAAACGTTTCTTTTCATTTAGTGATAGtttaatacagtaaaacttgaaTATAGCGAACACTGATATAGCGAAaatacggctatagcgaagtgaaatcaatttatattctatataaagatttgcgtctataacgaacacagatatagcgaatttacggatataacgaagtaaattcctattccccttgaatgaacgtaaaaatcgcCTAATataacgatttttttttcattttaaactcgtTGTGAATTTTAACGATCGCTTTCCTTTGGCATAAAGTATCCACATTTATTAcgaattttttaaatgtattttctcaacaacaaaaaagtatagcgaattacgcttatagcgaatttttataaaGTGTCcacagaaattcgctatatcagaggtTTACTGTATATCCTTAAAAACATATCAaagatttagaaaaatatattgaagGAAAAGCTGTTATTTTGAGGACAAAACATtatttattgatgaaatatcGTTGACAATTGGAAAATCTTATTACAGTCTATTCTTCAATTTGTACCCTTTGCTTTATAACATATTTGGATATATTAATGTATCCTATAACACATATggcaagttttaaaaaaaacatgttaaaGGAAAAGCTTCTATTTTGAGGCTAAACACAAATTATATTGATGGAAACTCGATGGAAATTGGTAATTTTACTTAATATCTATAAATtcacaactctctattttacatcattttcagaaaatagCCATATCATGTAGAAAAATTAAAAGGATTTGTGATAATGGGGATAGGAAACCTAGAATTTTAATGCCCAGAACGTCACTTATTTGAAAACCTGACAAAAACTGTGAAATTcctttgatattttcaaaacaaattgaTATTCTAATGAAAAAATAAGACTGTGCTAGAATCCTATAAAACTGAATTCCATGACATAAATGATTCATTTTTTGATGATCAttaatctagaaaaaaaaaaaaaaaaaaaccaaccccaAACCCCAAAAGACatataataaattaaaaaaaaccaattatctTTTTACATGTATACGAAGTTTCATAACAAACACATGTGTATATTTTAACCTTGGTCTTTGACTATTTTTACCTGAAAAGATGAGGATCATCTTTTTATGACAGAATTCTTGCGAAATTTCATAGCTATCGTCAAACACTATTTGAGATATATTCGTAAATATAGATGGTGACCTTTAGTTGATACTTCTGCTATGGAGGATGTGCATGTTTTTGGTCTTGTTTGTCTTAGTGCCTACTTTAATGTGCACCGTGAAGTTCTGGTGGCTGGGTGGCTGGATGGCCTTGTCTCTTGTGTTAGCCTCTGATTTAATAAATCGGATGTGTTTAAGCGACCTTTTGTGTTTGCCGAACACCATGTACCATAGTATACATATTGTCAGGATtctgtttttgagaaaaaaaaccGTTGTTTCTCaccttttcaaatatttttggacATTCTTTCTTATGGTGTAAACTTtctaatatacatatacattatttcaaGGTATTTTACAGATCCAATATTAATCTAAACTTCAAAGTGAATGATTCCACAGAATGACTAatctaatacacgtatatattaGTATGTGCAGATGCAAGCTAGCTAGAATGTGATGGGACATCATACCATGATTCATCTTCAATCAAAATTCCATGAGATCTTTGAACTTTTAGTCATAAACATCCATGGTCAGCTACTCGATAATATCGGTGTTGAATCTCAACAAGAAAGAAAATTTGGATGTCGAAAGAGAAAGCAATAAACAAAATCGGGGTATGTTTCAAAATGGActttacaaaatgtattttgGAAAATACGATAACTCTAGTGATAACACATGTACCATCGGAAAGGTACTGCCACAAGGATTACGGTTACTCAATATCTATACCGGTACATAGTTCAGATATCATTTTTGAGAATTTGATCAAAGCTCGATGACTTAAGGTTACAATGTCATCAAATATGGCACCGTCTGAGAGGCATGATATTACAAGAATTACACAGACTAAATATCAATGTCACAAAGTCATCCAACTGGTACTCTTGTGCATGGTTTAGAATCAATCGGAAATAAATGCTTTTAGATCTAAGAGAAATAGAGAAATGGAATTACTAAACGGAAATAAAACGTAGTTTATATTGCCCTCAAAGATACACAAAGTTAAAGTAGAACAAATAAAATCGAAATGCATTGTGATTCATGTCATAGAAAGTAATATcatcttcaaataaaaaaaaagtaatgcAAACGTAAAACGTTTTGGCTGAATATCATTCTCCTTTGTGGTCTTCATGTTTGTGGAAACTCAAAGTATacaaacatatttgaaaatgaactaaacgaatgaaataaaagtgaaatgTGCGTTATACAGTTTATTGAATTTTAGTCCTCATGGCGTACCGCATATTGAAAAAAGTACAAAACGAGGGAGAGGACTGAAATAGACTATGCCTGCTGCCTAATACCATTCACTTATTACTGAATAAAATATTGCTTAAATTAAAACGGGTGCCGCTTAGAATATTTACAACATAAGTAGGATATTACGACTGGTAGTGGTGTATAGGCATAAGATAGAATATCTATCTGCACTATCCAACAAattagaattatatatatattatttcagcGAGTTAGATATAGCAAGTATAAAAACACAATCATTGATACGTTTTTACGTTAGATACAGTATTCGTCATTTCGTCATTTCCCCTATCATTTGTGCATTACATGTAAGATTTATGCAATAGTTTTGCTTACGACTTGATCATTTTGAAGGTGCTTGAAGTTGTAATGCGATAGAAATCTCGAATTTTTAGGGAAAAATATCCGAGAACTAATGGATGATCAGGAAGTGTTTCTGAAGTGATATTGCAATAAGTGACAGGATTAAGCGATTTCTGGAATAGGACTAAATGACGCCTAATTTTAATTGTTTCCTATAATTTTCATGTGGTTGCGATAAATCTGCACATTGCATTTACAGTTGATTGAAAACGAGTGCCCGTTTCAATTTCAAGAAGAAACATGTAGAGAACAATCGGGCTTGGTGAATGTCTTTAAAGGGACACAACCATGATTGGTCTgacttttttcaatttttaaggAGGGATaacacatcgtcataatggctgacttccttttgacacttgaatggaaatataaatattaacaatgcatgtatatttcattcaaatctaatcgcctagctgggtagcttaTGAAGTTTACGTGTTGACCGCTGATCTGTAGTTCGTGCGTTCATGTCTAGTaggagttttaattttttcagattactttctacgaAAACTGCATTTTTGCACTAAAAGAggtaaatttcaacattttaatttcgaaatgttattgtacatatcctacactttcTATGTACATGAGATCTCTTTGGTGTGTTATTCGTCCTGAATTTTCAATCTCATTGTTCAAAATCCATTATATTGGTATTTCTAACAGTCAGCTAAActctaaatatatattaaattctttgttatataaagaaCGACTTTATATAGAGTGGCTAGAGTAGTTTCTAAACTACAAAGAGTGGCTTTAAATGGTTGAACGCAAActtaatatttcaacaaagtgacTAGTAACAAACATAAAGCATATTTTACTAACAATTGTGGTAACAAAAAACGTATGAATTATTATACATAAATGATTGAAAAGAATTTTGTACCCAAAAATTCACCTTATACACTGTATACATGCAACTTATGACAACGAAAACAAGGtacatctttgtttacataagaaAGAAATATGAACTCAGTAACATTTAACTGAAccgatattcaaattttggttaagCCACAGGCAATTACATCGCTTGgattcgaatttactattaaaaagtaaaggtatagaactctaaatatagggtacccaagttagccgaattgaaaacaataaaccaaatggtataaaattaTACTCTGTATTCGAATGTATTCATGCATAAttaatctacattactaccaaagttcatcccgaaattccgtttACTTCCCAGGATATGCAGAAAggaatttggaaaaaaatatatttaacgGTCGACTTTCTGCTGGGCCCTGGTACAATACGACTAAACAGCGTTTTTGAGCATTGCGACAAGCTAAACTTCAAACTTTAAACCATAAAATTGTACAGGACACAAATAAGAAGATAATTCTTTACCAATCTTGTGAAATATGCTGCTAGGATGGGTGGGGCTTTATGATTCACATTGTGAAAATGCATAATCCCCTTTCAAATCTTCATGGCACCTGGACATCAAACTACCTAAGTGAGTACTGGTATATCGTAATAATGAAGAGAGAAACTTTATCCAAATTTTTGACATTCAGGGCCCTGGATCAGGAGATCTGGGGTCGAGGTCaatacattgaaaattatgGATTTGTTTTACTCAGGGTATGTACCAGACAAAAAGTGTACGTAGGCATGATGCCCATGGATGCCTCTATcagaaatttgaaatgttttggCCCCAAGTTTATATACTCTGAAGCTAGGGTGGACTCCAGCTTGGAAGATAACACAAGTTTTGATATCACACATGTAGTATCCACTGTGTACAGTCGACATGCTACTTAGCAATCTACCTGAATTCCCTGATGTGACTTACGTTGTAATACAACTTCATGATGATCTTTTTTACAAAGTTTGCATTTTCTCCTCTCTTATTCAGgttgttttgaagattttaatggaaaaagaatagttaaattattttatgatatacatttacatggTAATCATTTATTGACGATAATTTAAACATTACATCTACCGTACGTTTTACTTAATGTGATGAGATGCATATAATTTGTGAAGGGGAGGAGTCCACCACATGAACATTAAGACATTTGATATCTCCCTTTTACATCGCCTCCGCTTTTGTACGTTACACCCTAGATTGTAAAGAGACAGTGTCAACACGAAgtaatgtattttgtattcatgTTTTTGACAGGAGAATTTTAGATTGCAATGGTTTTACATCAAGCTTACTATTGAACAAAATTTTGATGAGTTTGTATTCAAGGTCTACCAGATGTTCATATAGATGGTTTCCTCCGAATTTTATCAGCGTTATGTTTGCAGTGTAAGAGGAATACTAAAATCCCtcattagacacatcaaaacgaaagtacgtaccatctatccttctgtgatAGAAAGTTAGATAGGTAAAATGAGGAATATTTTTTCGTTCCGGCTAACAAAACTTCTAACAACATtgcctttgtttgtaaggctcattattacaactgtattttaaacaaacttgacattaattccagatctggtaatcgtacttatactccaactgcccttccaaaagatgaaattcttcaaacccattcttcagttttagacacatttaatatcccagtcagtgggtcggatgaatatgagttaccgtacctatactgaattcctaaaGTTCATAAatacccttacaaacaaatatacattgctggatccagtaagtgttctaccaagcctctatctttgctcctcacgaaatcATTAACAGTCgtgaaagagaaacttcaaacgtactgtgcgactacttatgccagaagtgatgaaaatcaaatgtggattctaattgttttaaagaacttttagtaaacttgaaattgcaaagCTTTTCTTAAATCTACAACATAAAAacttatgacttttcaacactttacactaccattcctcacgatgaattaaagactagactttttgacatcatagacatttgcttctttaacaaaaatggaaaacgcaaatattcatatcttgtgatcagtcatccaaaaaactactttgttaaacaccactctgattccacatacaagtactctgaagttgaaattaaaatatgctggagttcctcattaacaatatctaaGTGGTCtatggtgatcaggtcttctaacagtctgttggaattcccatggacacgaatggtgttcctttgttaactgacccGTTTTTATGTTCTTATGAAGCagtatttattcaaaaacttcaacGTGAGAAGGTCTCTTACTGTtgccttcaatgcgacatttagatatatcgacgacgtttcatctattaacaatagtaattttcgttcatatgtcgattcgatatatccctgtgaactcgaaataaaagacaccacagagtcgtatacttctgttttatacttagatattttattgaaaatagatattaacggcaaactaacaactcaactgtatgataaacgggatggtttcagtttctccatcgtcaacttcccatatatatgtagcaatattccattatcacatgcatatggtgtttatatctctcaactgattcgatatgcaagaccttattctgcgtatgatcagtttttaaatcgaggcaatctactgacaaacaagttgatggtgcgggggtttcaacagtctcgtttaaaatcagcatttcgcaaattttatggaagttataatgatttagtttgcccATGTaacctataattgggtcaaatgctgtttgacgttgctaggccgttcttgacacagtgattttgactaaggttttccccgtttacctgatcaagatatggctCATAGCGGGTgcgaccgatcgacaggggatgcttagttctcctaggcacctgatcccacttctggtatatccaggggtccgtgtttccccaactccttattttgtattgcttataggagttatgaaattgatcagtgttcgttaccTTAACTTTTTGTGCTATATAGAGATGAAGTAGCTCTCACAGATGTAGTATTTTATTGTTACAATCTCATGCTAATGACAGCTGGATGTACTATGTAATAGTTCAAACACCTACATTGACTTGTTAAAGTTAGTGTTTGATCATATTTGTTGTTCTGGTATTTCTCTTTTAAAGTATTCTAAATAGTCCAAATTTTCGTTTATATTGGTATACacatatgtttattttgattaaacagcATACCGACATTGGTCTTAACCAAAGTTTACAGTTTTCAAGATCAACCCTTCTGTTGGGGAATAATTCAAAAGTAGTTATAATAGAATGAATTTAAAGTCTTCTCTTCAAATCACCAATGGTTTCcatattttgatgtttgttgttttaagtcttttcgagaatatttcactcatttcgAGACTTCGCCAGCTATAAGTAAAATACCACAAAGATTGTAGCAAAGGCGCTTCTACGACAAACATGGGGCCGGCGACTCTCACTTCtagatgtcgagcgtttggcaaaaAGACAATGACCTATTTTTATACGTCTTTAGCTGAGTGCGGGGCTCAAACCCACATTCTTCTGGTCATGAAGCAAacgctttaaccactgagcaaTTGGGACTTAACTATGATGTAGAAAATAATATAACCGCTGTTTGAAATATGGTTAGATGTCCCTTTTATGTGTAGGATTATATGGGAAAGATTTCTTATATGATTCTTCCAGGGAGAtcaagttttcttttaaacaattGCAATCTGAGTGTCATCGCACAATATGTATACGCTACAAACTTTAAGGACAAACGataaaaaataatcatgaaTTATTAAAGTATGCAGATTCAAGCAAATAGCGTAGAACATCATTCTATTTTCCTTTGCAGATGCTGCGAAAGGTATGAAATGCAGAAACATTATCGATATGTTATTCTTTCATGGCTGTGGTGTGTTGGTATGTTGGATCAAACATACTTTCCAAGAACAATTTTTGTTATTGAATTTGTAAATGAAAGAGAATTGTTATTTGATGATTAACGCTTATGGATTGTTTTGTCTAATGacattgtttgattttttttactcagGGAAAGGATTTTTATCTATCCGTAATGCTCCATTGAAAGGAGAAGGAACATTCCTTGTGTGTGCATTTCCCACAACAACGGTAAACAATGTGGAATGGCTTCATGATCAAACAATGCAAGCTATCTGCGGAGAAGGCTCTGAATGTCACAGTAGCAATGGTCGATATGTCCCAACTGTTTATAATGATCGCTCAGAATTAAGCATAGACAATGCAAGTTATTTTGAAGATGAAGGAGATTGGAGCTGTGTTATTAATGGACAATTCAAATCTACCAGAGAATTGGTGGTTCACTGTTagcatttttcattatttgaaatgagattacaatttcattaatttgagacacatatctataataataataataatgataaaaatgatcataatttatctatatcaatatttatatatattacaatagCCCTTCCAAGTTCCTTTGATTTGGCAAATCGTCCGACTTTCATTCCTGTGGAAGGCCTTAAACTGGAAGTTAGAGCAGTCTGTGTCTATCCAAAGGGAGATAACATTATACTCCAGTACAGAATAGAGGTATTTATGCCGGCTT
Above is a genomic segment from Ostrea edulis chromosome 3, xbOstEdul1.1, whole genome shotgun sequence containing:
- the LOC125676956 gene encoding uncharacterized protein LOC125676956, which codes for MQKHYRYVILSWLWCVGKGFLSIRNAPLKGEGTFLVCAFPTTTVNNVEWLHDQTMQAICGEGSECHSSNGRYVPTVYNDRSELSIDNASYFEDEGDWSCVINGQFKSTRELVVHSLPSSFDLANRPTFIPVEGLKLEVRAVCVYPKGDNIILQYRIEGDSIFNDFQKEGRSVEYIYIEDWTNNCLSHEYIAIARTRLEIDDLVNVKIDFRFLYMDAGLEIPTKSTLTFLFSDQHNSQNISSPFGNIPCLNIGSCTNDSFKERACDCSSKFRWISCNKTGKLKTKIYLDTTEDKTATYV